From a single Agrobacterium tumefaciens genomic region:
- the purB gene encoding adenylosuccinate lyase: MIPRYSRPEMVAIWSPETKFRIWFEIEAYACDALADLGVIPKSAAQTIWEKGGSATFDVARIDEIEAVTKHDVIAFLTHLAEFVGPDSRFVHQGMTSSDVLDTTLNIQLVRAADLLLADMDRVLAALKTRAFEHKNTVRIGRSHGIHAEPTTMGLTFARFYAEMHRNRERLVNARAEIATGAISGAVGTFANIDPRVEEHVCEKLGLIPEPVSTQVIPRDRHAMFFAVLGVIASSIENVAIEIRHMQRTEVLEAEEFFSPGQKGSSAMPHKRNPVLTENLTGLARLVRMSVVPAMENVALWHERDISHSSVERAIGPDTTVTLDFALNRLAGVIEKLVIYPDNMLKNMNKFRGLVHSQRVLLALTQAGVSREDAYRLVQRNAMKVWEQGADFLEELLGDEEVRAALPEETIREKFDLGYHTKHVDTIFARVFGKA, encoded by the coding sequence ATGATCCCTCGTTACTCCCGGCCGGAAATGGTCGCCATCTGGTCGCCGGAAACAAAGTTCCGCATCTGGTTCGAGATCGAGGCATATGCCTGTGACGCACTGGCAGACCTCGGCGTCATTCCGAAATCGGCGGCCCAGACGATCTGGGAAAAGGGCGGCAGCGCCACCTTCGACGTCGCCCGCATCGACGAGATCGAAGCCGTCACCAAGCATGACGTCATCGCCTTCCTGACCCACCTTGCCGAGTTCGTCGGTCCCGACAGCCGTTTCGTGCATCAGGGCATGACCTCCTCCGACGTGCTCGACACCACGCTCAACATCCAGCTCGTGCGCGCCGCCGACCTGCTGCTCGCCGATATGGACCGGGTACTCGCAGCACTGAAGACCCGCGCCTTCGAGCACAAGAATACGGTGCGCATCGGCCGCAGCCACGGCATTCATGCCGAGCCGACCACCATGGGCCTGACCTTTGCCCGCTTTTATGCCGAGATGCATCGCAACCGCGAGCGCCTCGTCAATGCCCGTGCGGAAATCGCCACGGGCGCGATCTCCGGCGCCGTCGGCACCTTCGCCAACATCGACCCGCGTGTCGAGGAGCATGTCTGCGAAAAGCTCGGCCTCATCCCCGAGCCGGTCTCCACGCAGGTCATCCCGCGTGACCGCCACGCCATGTTCTTTGCCGTTCTCGGCGTCATCGCCTCGTCGATAGAAAACGTCGCCATCGAAATCCGCCACATGCAGCGCACCGAGGTTCTGGAAGCCGAAGAGTTCTTCTCTCCCGGCCAGAAGGGTTCCTCGGCCATGCCGCACAAGCGCAACCCGGTTCTGACCGAAAACCTGACCGGCCTTGCCCGTCTGGTGCGCATGTCGGTCGTCCCGGCCATGGAAAACGTGGCGCTCTGGCATGAGCGCGATATCAGCCACTCCTCCGTGGAGCGCGCCATCGGTCCCGACACGACCGTCACGCTGGATTTCGCGCTGAACCGCCTGGCCGGCGTCATCGAAAAGCTGGTGATCTACCCGGACAACATGCTGAAGAACATGAACAAGTTCCGTGGCCTCGTGCATTCGCAGCGCGTGCTGCTGGCGCTGACGCAGGCCGGTGTTTCCCGCGAGGACGCCTACCGTCTGGTACAGCGCAACGCCATGAAGGTCTGGGAACAGGGTGCAGATTTCCTTGAAGAACTGCTGGGTGACGAGGAAGTGCGCGCCGCCCTTCCCGAAGAGACAATCCGCGAGAAATTCGACCTCGGTTACCACACCAAGCATGTCGACACGATCTTCGCGCGCGTCTTCGGCAAGGCGTAA
- the purC gene encoding phosphoribosylaminoimidazolesuccinocarboxamide synthase: protein MNRRRRIYEGKAKILYEGPEPGTLIQFFKDDATAFNKKKHEVIDGKGVLNNRICEYVFTHLNKIGIPTHFIRRLNMREQLIKEVEMIPLEIVVRNVAAGSLSKRLGIDEGVVLPRSIIEFYYKSDELEDPMVSEEHITAFGWANPAELDDIMALAIRVNDFLSGLFLGVGIQLVDFKIECGRLFEGDMMRIILADEISPDSCRLWDIETQKKMDKDLFRRDMGGLVEAYSEVARRLGIINENEPIRGTGPVLVK, encoded by the coding sequence ATGAACCGTCGCCGCCGTATTTACGAAGGCAAGGCCAAGATCCTCTACGAAGGTCCGGAGCCAGGCACGCTTATCCAGTTCTTCAAGGACGATGCGACCGCCTTCAACAAGAAGAAGCACGAAGTCATCGACGGCAAGGGTGTGCTGAACAACCGTATCTGCGAATATGTCTTCACGCATCTGAACAAGATCGGCATTCCCACCCACTTCATCCGCCGCCTCAACATGCGCGAGCAGTTGATCAAGGAAGTGGAGATGATCCCGCTTGAGATCGTCGTGCGCAACGTCGCCGCCGGCTCGCTCTCCAAGCGCCTCGGCATTGACGAAGGCGTGGTCCTGCCGCGCTCCATCATCGAGTTTTATTACAAGTCGGATGAGCTGGAAGACCCGATGGTCTCCGAAGAGCACATCACGGCCTTCGGCTGGGCCAACCCCGCCGAGCTTGACGACATCATGGCGCTTGCCATCCGCGTCAACGACTTCCTGTCCGGCCTCTTCCTCGGCGTCGGCATCCAGCTCGTCGATTTCAAGATCGAATGCGGCCGGCTGTTCGAAGGCGACATGATGCGCATCATTCTCGCCGACGAGATTTCGCCAGACAGCTGCCGCCTGTGGGATATCGAGACCCAGAAAAAGATGGACAAGGATCTGTTTCGCCGTGACATGGGCGGGCTGGTGGAAGCCTATTCCGAAGTGGCGCGCCGTCTCGGCATCATCAATGAAAACGAACCGATCCGCGGCACCGGCCCAGTCCTGGTAAAGTAA
- a CDS encoding alpha/beta hydrolase has translation MKVSEADILMVPGYTNSGPDHWQTRWERKLSTARRVEQAEWTKPVRHDWVARLVEEVNTSTKPVVIVAHSLGVPTVIHALPEIGKKVAGALLVAPPDVANPDIRPKHLMTFGPYPRDPLPFPTITIASRNDPFGTYEHADDIAAAWGSLLIDAGMSGHINAESGHGPWPEGGMVFAQFLSRLKANEP, from the coding sequence ATGAAAGTTTCAGAAGCAGATATCCTCATGGTACCGGGCTACACCAATTCCGGCCCCGACCACTGGCAGACCCGCTGGGAGCGCAAGCTTTCCACCGCGCGCCGTGTCGAGCAGGCGGAATGGACAAAACCGGTGAGGCACGATTGGGTGGCGCGGCTGGTGGAAGAGGTCAACACCTCGACCAAGCCCGTGGTCATCGTTGCCCATTCGCTGGGTGTGCCGACCGTCATCCATGCGTTGCCGGAAATCGGCAAGAAGGTTGCCGGCGCGCTTCTGGTTGCGCCGCCGGATGTCGCCAATCCGGATATCAGGCCGAAACATCTGATGACCTTCGGGCCTTATCCGCGCGATCCGCTGCCATTTCCGACAATCACCATCGCCAGCCGCAACGATCCCTTCGGCACCTACGAACATGCCGATGACATTGCCGCCGCCTGGGGTTCGCTGCTGATCGATGCCGGCATGTCCGGCCATATCAACGCCGAGTCCGGCCATGGCCCGTGGCCGGAGGGCGGCATGGTCTTCGCTCAGTTCCTGAGCCGACTGAAGGCGAACGAACCCTGA